A single genomic interval of Gallus gallus isolate bGalGal1 chromosome 10, bGalGal1.mat.broiler.GRCg7b, whole genome shotgun sequence harbors:
- the LOC100858360 gene encoding translation initiation factor IF-2-like isoform X14, with product MKGRGRGAGVARLQQRLEDATQVNARGWGRLRAVPAEPTGLSPPGERAAAAQPAALRGRSVRAAGGAGAAAGGSLSAGPAAQKVALGAGGEARPRPRVVLWPCPAPGCPRVSAQGRPRAALRSWEGFAGKLCPLRRAANAGSRREAHVEPSARPPRPSATSPPSNPPVTPGVPELSQRFRHPEMGGTCGAGRTRAAPGVGLAVRMPFLRREQQALRELPEEHLAFTSYIRMLQPPLWAGRRIGSYGRATAACAQPCCWAPAGAPKRPLTRTHSRSGRTAPCAPGRAQPPARTQPHPATPAARARRMRVLPALLRAHRTPRQARWRAAAILHNAAARGSCLLLHRSLLHLPRGLAWESSPRPPAPYTGWCWQETAVQVKELLVDGEQTTLQIWDTAGQERYRSIARSYFRKAHGVLLLYDISSQSSFLSVRQWIEDIEGAGTALPLMLVGNKSDLRAGLPEMVGVHTAHGQRLAMVSGCCQGQPLEAPSGPRLQPLSVQAHNCLFCETSAKDGTNVVEAVLHLARAVKRTAASGSGARLDLSIPAPRAAAGCCRA from the exons ATGAAGGGGCgcgggcggggcgcgggcgTCGCGCGGCTGCAGCAGCGGCTCGAGGACGCCACGCAGGTAAATGCGCGGGGTTGGGGGCGGCTGCGGGCTGTGCCGGCTGAGCCAACGGGACTGTCCCCGCCAGGAGAACGCGCGGCTGCGGCTCAGCCTGCTGCGCTCCGAGGCCGGAGTGTTCGAGCTGCGGGCGGAGCTGGAGCGGCTGCGGGAGGATCTCTGTCGGCGGGCCCAGCGGCGCAGAAGGTGGCACTGGGGGCGGGGGGAGAGGCGAGACCCCGGCCCCGGGTTGTGCTCTGGCCCTGCCCCGCCCCGGGGTGCCCACGGGTGTCCGCCCAGGgacggccccgcgctgccctgAGGTCCTGGGAGGGTTTCGCCGGGAAGCTCTGCCCGCTCCGTCGTGCCGCGAACGCCGGCAGCCGTCGAGAAGCTCACGTGGAGCCGTCGGCACGGCCCCCCCGGCCCTCTGCTACCTcccccccctccaaccccccgGTGACACCGGGCGTCCCGGAGCTGTCCCAGCGCTTCCGACACCCCGAAATGGGGGGAACGTGTGGGGCAGGAAGGACGCGGGCAGCCCCCGGTGTCGGCCTTGCCGTGAGGATGCCGTTTCTCCGCAGAGAGCAGCAGGCGCTGCGGGAGCTGCCGGAGGAGCACCTGGCCTTCACCAGCTACATCAGGATGCTGCA GCCGCCGCTCTGGGCAGGTCGACGAATAGGATCTTACGGGAGAGCGACGGCAGCCTgcgctcagccctgctgctgggctcctgcGGGGGCCCCGAAGCG CCCCCTCACGCGCACCCACAGCAG GTCCGGGCGGACTGCTCCGTGTGCccctggcagagctcagcctccaGCGAGGACTCAGCCTCACCCAGCAACACCAGCAGCCAGAGCTCGGAGGATGCGTGttctgccagccctgctcagggCACACAG GACCCCCAGGCAGGCAAGGTGGAgggctgctgccatcctgcACAACGCTGCTGCAAGAGGAAGCTGTCTGCTTTTGCACCGGAG CTTGCTCCATCTCCCCAGGGGTCTGGCATGGGAGAGCAGCCCACGGCCCCCAGCCCCGTATACCGGCTGGTGCTGGCAGGAGACAGCGGTGCAG GtgaaggagctgctggtggaTGGGGAGCAAACCACCCTGCAGATCTGGGACACTGCCGGGCAGGAGAG GTACCGCAGCATCGCCCGCTCCTACTTCCGTAAGGCCCATGGAGTGCTGCTCCTGTATGACATCAGCTCCCAGAGCAGCTTCCTCAGCGTCCGCCAGTGGATCGAGGACATCGAG ggcgCCGGGACCGCCCTGCCACTCATGCTGGTGGGCAATAAGAGCGACCTGCGGGCCGGGCTGCCGGAGATGGTGGGGGTTCACACAGCCCACGGACAGAGGCTGGCCATGGTAAGCGGCTGCTGCCAGGGGCAGCCCCTGGAGGCCCCCTCAGGCCCCCGACTCCAGCCGCTGTCCGTCCAGGCCCACAACTGCCTGTTCTGCGAGACCAGCGCCAAGGACGGCACGAACGTGGTGGAGGCCGTGTTGCACCTGGCCCG AGCAGTGAAGAGGACGGCAGCCTCGGGCAGCGGCGCCCGCCTGGATCTCAGCATCCCCGCCCCGCGGGCCGCCGcgggctgctgcagggcctga
- the LOC100858360 gene encoding uncharacterized protein LOC100858360 isoform X6, translated as MKGRGRGAGVARLQQRLEDATQVNARGWGRLRAVPAEPTGLSPPGERAAAAQPAALRGRSVRAAGGAGAAAGGSLSAGPAAQKVALGAGGEARPRPRVVLWPCPAPGCPRVSAQGRPRAALRSWEGFAGKLCPLRRAANAGSRREAHVEPSARPPRPSATSPPSNPPVTPGVPELSQRFRHPEMGGTCGAGRTRAAPGVGLAVRMPFLRREQQALRELPEEHLAFTSYIRMLQPPLWAGRRIGSYGRATAACAQPCCWAPAGAPKRPLTRTHSRSGRTAPCAPGRAQPPARTQPHPATPAARARRMRVLPALLRAHRCIPCPLPHLTHRLRCLTVRSATLQDPQAGKVEGCCHPAQRCCKRKLSAFAPEVRSNAPSGAHSLAGRGAGTPPALRTRQLAPSPQGSGMGEQPTAPSPVYRLVLAGDSGAGKSSFLLRLCRNEFRGDISSTLGVDFQVKELLVDGEQTTLQIWDTAGQESDTPGSRYRSIARSYFRKAHGVLLLYDISSQSSFLSVRQWIEDIEVTGRIQQPPEQGRASGRAALGRTAGPRAALCSCRAPGPPCHSCWWAIRATCGPGCRRWWGFTQPTDRGWPWPTTACSARPAPRTARTWWRPCCTWPEQ; from the exons ATGAAGGGGCgcgggcggggcgcgggcgTCGCGCGGCTGCAGCAGCGGCTCGAGGACGCCACGCAGGTAAATGCGCGGGGTTGGGGGCGGCTGCGGGCTGTGCCGGCTGAGCCAACGGGACTGTCCCCGCCAGGAGAACGCGCGGCTGCGGCTCAGCCTGCTGCGCTCCGAGGCCGGAGTGTTCGAGCTGCGGGCGGAGCTGGAGCGGCTGCGGGAGGATCTCTGTCGGCGGGCCCAGCGGCGCAGAAGGTGGCACTGGGGGCGGGGGGAGAGGCGAGACCCCGGCCCCGGGTTGTGCTCTGGCCCTGCCCCGCCCCGGGGTGCCCACGGGTGTCCGCCCAGGgacggccccgcgctgccctgAGGTCCTGGGAGGGTTTCGCCGGGAAGCTCTGCCCGCTCCGTCGTGCCGCGAACGCCGGCAGCCGTCGAGAAGCTCACGTGGAGCCGTCGGCACGGCCCCCCCGGCCCTCTGCTACCTcccccccctccaaccccccgGTGACACCGGGCGTCCCGGAGCTGTCCCAGCGCTTCCGACACCCCGAAATGGGGGGAACGTGTGGGGCAGGAAGGACGCGGGCAGCCCCCGGTGTCGGCCTTGCCGTGAGGATGCCGTTTCTCCGCAGAGAGCAGCAGGCGCTGCGGGAGCTGCCGGAGGAGCACCTGGCCTTCACCAGCTACATCAGGATGCTGCA GCCGCCGCTCTGGGCAGGTCGACGAATAGGATCTTACGGGAGAGCGACGGCAGCCTgcgctcagccctgctgctgggctcctgcGGGGGCCCCGAAGCG CCCCCTCACGCGCACCCACAGCAG GTCCGGGCGGACTGCTCCGTGTGCccctggcagagctcagcctccaGCGAGGACTCAGCCTCACCCAGCAACACCAGCAGCCAGAGCTCGGAGGATGCGTGttctgccagccctgctcagggCACACAGGTGCATCCCCTGCCCTCTGCCCCACCTGACCCACAGGCTTAGGTGCCTCACTGTGAGATCTGCCACCCTGCAGGACCCCCAGGCAGGCAAGGTGGAgggctgctgccatcctgcACAACGCTGCTGCAAGAGGAAGCTGTCTGCTTTTGCACCGGAGGTACGCAGCAACGCCCCATCCGGCGCACACAGCCTGGCTGGGAGGGGAGCGGGGACCCCCCCGGCACTGAGGACCCGACAGCTTGCTCCATCTCCCCAGGGGTCTGGCATGGGAGAGCAGCCCACGGCCCCCAGCCCCGTATACCGGCTGGTGCTGGCAGGAGACAGCGGTGCAGGCAAGTCCAGCTTCCTGCTGCGCCTTTGTAGAAACGAGTTTCGAGGTGACATCTCATCCACGTTAG GGGTGGACTTTCAGGtgaaggagctgctggtggaTGGGGAGCAAACCACCCTGCAGATCTGGGACACTGCCGGGCAGGAGAG TGACACCCCTGGCTCCAGGTACCGCAGCATCGCCCGCTCCTACTTCCGTAAGGCCCATGGAGTGCTGCTCCTGTATGACATCAGCTCCCAGAGCAGCTTCCTCAGCGTCCGCCAGTGGATCGAGGACATCGAGGTAACGGGAAGGATCCAACAGCCCCCAGAGCAGGGCCGAGCCTCAGGGCGGGCAGCTTTAGGTAGAACGGCAGGACCCCGagctgccctctgctcctgcagggcgCCGGGACCGCCCTGCCACTCATGCTGGTGGGCAATAAGAGCGACCTGCGGGCCGGGCTGCCGGAGATGGTGGGGGTTCACACAGCCCACGGACAGAGGCTGGCCATG GCCCACAACTGCCTGTTCTGCGAGACCAGCGCCAAGGACGGCACGAACGTGGTGGAGGCCGTGTTGCACCTGGCCCG AGCAGTGA
- the LOC100858360 gene encoding translation initiation factor IF-2-like isoform X13 produces the protein MKGRGRGAGVARLQQRLEDATQVNARGWGRLRAVPAEPTGLSPPGERAAAAQPAALRGRSVRAAGGAGAAAGGSLSAGPAAQKVALGAGGEARPRPRVVLWPCPAPGCPRVSAQGRPRAALRSWEGFAGKLCPLRRAANAGSRREAHVEPSARPPRPSATSPPSNPPVTPGVPELSQRFRHPEMGGTCGAGRTRAAPGVGLAVRMPFLRREQQALRELPEEHLAFTSYIRMLQPPLWAGRRIGSYGRATAACAQPCCWAPAGAPKRPLTRTHSRSGRTAPCAPGRAQPPARTQPHPATPAARARRMRVLPALLRAHRTPRQARWRAAAILHNAAARGSCLLLHRRGLAWESSPRPPAPYTGWCWQETAVQVKELLVDGEQTTLQIWDTAGQESDTPGSRYRSIARSYFRKAHGVLLLYDISSQSSFLSVRQWIEDIEGAGTALPLMLVGNKSDLRAGLPEMVGVHTAHGQRLAMVSGCCQGQPLEAPSGPRLQPLSVQAHNCLFCETSAKDGTNVVEAVLHLARAVKRTAASGSGARLDLSIPAPRAAAGCCRA, from the exons ATGAAGGGGCgcgggcggggcgcgggcgTCGCGCGGCTGCAGCAGCGGCTCGAGGACGCCACGCAGGTAAATGCGCGGGGTTGGGGGCGGCTGCGGGCTGTGCCGGCTGAGCCAACGGGACTGTCCCCGCCAGGAGAACGCGCGGCTGCGGCTCAGCCTGCTGCGCTCCGAGGCCGGAGTGTTCGAGCTGCGGGCGGAGCTGGAGCGGCTGCGGGAGGATCTCTGTCGGCGGGCCCAGCGGCGCAGAAGGTGGCACTGGGGGCGGGGGGAGAGGCGAGACCCCGGCCCCGGGTTGTGCTCTGGCCCTGCCCCGCCCCGGGGTGCCCACGGGTGTCCGCCCAGGgacggccccgcgctgccctgAGGTCCTGGGAGGGTTTCGCCGGGAAGCTCTGCCCGCTCCGTCGTGCCGCGAACGCCGGCAGCCGTCGAGAAGCTCACGTGGAGCCGTCGGCACGGCCCCCCCGGCCCTCTGCTACCTcccccccctccaaccccccgGTGACACCGGGCGTCCCGGAGCTGTCCCAGCGCTTCCGACACCCCGAAATGGGGGGAACGTGTGGGGCAGGAAGGACGCGGGCAGCCCCCGGTGTCGGCCTTGCCGTGAGGATGCCGTTTCTCCGCAGAGAGCAGCAGGCGCTGCGGGAGCTGCCGGAGGAGCACCTGGCCTTCACCAGCTACATCAGGATGCTGCA GCCGCCGCTCTGGGCAGGTCGACGAATAGGATCTTACGGGAGAGCGACGGCAGCCTgcgctcagccctgctgctgggctcctgcGGGGGCCCCGAAGCG CCCCCTCACGCGCACCCACAGCAG GTCCGGGCGGACTGCTCCGTGTGCccctggcagagctcagcctccaGCGAGGACTCAGCCTCACCCAGCAACACCAGCAGCCAGAGCTCGGAGGATGCGTGttctgccagccctgctcagggCACACAG GACCCCCAGGCAGGCAAGGTGGAgggctgctgccatcctgcACAACGCTGCTGCAAGAGGAAGCTGTCTGCTTTTGCACCGGAG GGGTCTGGCATGGGAGAGCAGCCCACGGCCCCCAGCCCCGTATACCGGCTGGTGCTGGCAGGAGACAGCGGTGCAG GtgaaggagctgctggtggaTGGGGAGCAAACCACCCTGCAGATCTGGGACACTGCCGGGCAGGAGAG TGACACCCCTGGCTCCAGGTACCGCAGCATCGCCCGCTCCTACTTCCGTAAGGCCCATGGAGTGCTGCTCCTGTATGACATCAGCTCCCAGAGCAGCTTCCTCAGCGTCCGCCAGTGGATCGAGGACATCGAG ggcgCCGGGACCGCCCTGCCACTCATGCTGGTGGGCAATAAGAGCGACCTGCGGGCCGGGCTGCCGGAGATGGTGGGGGTTCACACAGCCCACGGACAGAGGCTGGCCATGGTAAGCGGCTGCTGCCAGGGGCAGCCCCTGGAGGCCCCCTCAGGCCCCCGACTCCAGCCGCTGTCCGTCCAGGCCCACAACTGCCTGTTCTGCGAGACCAGCGCCAAGGACGGCACGAACGTGGTGGAGGCCGTGTTGCACCTGGCCCG AGCAGTGAAGAGGACGGCAGCCTCGGGCAGCGGCGCCCGCCTGGATCTCAGCATCCCCGCCCCGCGGGCCGCCGcgggctgctgcagggcctga
- the LOC100858360 gene encoding uncharacterized protein LOC100858360 isoform X1, translating to MKGRGRGAGVARLQQRLEDATQVNARGWGRLRAVPAEPTGLSPPGERAAAAQPAALRGRSVRAAGGAGAAAGGSLSAGPAAQKVALGAGGEARPRPRVVLWPCPAPGCPRVSAQGRPRAALRSWEGFAGKLCPLRRAANAGSRREAHVEPSARPPRPSATSPPSNPPVTPGVPELSQRFRHPEMGGTCGAGRTRAAPGVGLAVRMPFLRREQQALRELPEEHLAFTSYIRMLQPPLWAGRRIGSYGRATAACAQPCCWAPAGAPKRPLTRTHSRSGRTAPCAPGRAQPPARTQPHPATPAARARRMRVLPALLRAHRCIPCPLPHLTHRLRCLTVRSATLQDPQAGKVEGCCHPAQRCCKRKLSAFAPEVRSNAPSGAHSLAGRGAGTPPALRTRQLAPSPQGSGMGEQPTAPSPVYRLVLAGDSGAGKSSFLLRLCRNEFRGDISSTLGVDFQVKELLVDGEQTTLQIWDTAGQESDTPGSRYRSIARSYFRKAHGVLLLYDISSQSSFLSVRQWIEDIEGAGTALPLMLVGNKSDLRAGLPEMVGVHTAHGQRLAMVSGCCQGQPLEAPSGPRLQPLSVQAHNCLFCETSAKDGTNVVEAVLHLARAVKRTAASGSGARLDLSIPAPRAAAGCCRA from the exons ATGAAGGGGCgcgggcggggcgcgggcgTCGCGCGGCTGCAGCAGCGGCTCGAGGACGCCACGCAGGTAAATGCGCGGGGTTGGGGGCGGCTGCGGGCTGTGCCGGCTGAGCCAACGGGACTGTCCCCGCCAGGAGAACGCGCGGCTGCGGCTCAGCCTGCTGCGCTCCGAGGCCGGAGTGTTCGAGCTGCGGGCGGAGCTGGAGCGGCTGCGGGAGGATCTCTGTCGGCGGGCCCAGCGGCGCAGAAGGTGGCACTGGGGGCGGGGGGAGAGGCGAGACCCCGGCCCCGGGTTGTGCTCTGGCCCTGCCCCGCCCCGGGGTGCCCACGGGTGTCCGCCCAGGgacggccccgcgctgccctgAGGTCCTGGGAGGGTTTCGCCGGGAAGCTCTGCCCGCTCCGTCGTGCCGCGAACGCCGGCAGCCGTCGAGAAGCTCACGTGGAGCCGTCGGCACGGCCCCCCCGGCCCTCTGCTACCTcccccccctccaaccccccgGTGACACCGGGCGTCCCGGAGCTGTCCCAGCGCTTCCGACACCCCGAAATGGGGGGAACGTGTGGGGCAGGAAGGACGCGGGCAGCCCCCGGTGTCGGCCTTGCCGTGAGGATGCCGTTTCTCCGCAGAGAGCAGCAGGCGCTGCGGGAGCTGCCGGAGGAGCACCTGGCCTTCACCAGCTACATCAGGATGCTGCA GCCGCCGCTCTGGGCAGGTCGACGAATAGGATCTTACGGGAGAGCGACGGCAGCCTgcgctcagccctgctgctgggctcctgcGGGGGCCCCGAAGCG CCCCCTCACGCGCACCCACAGCAG GTCCGGGCGGACTGCTCCGTGTGCccctggcagagctcagcctccaGCGAGGACTCAGCCTCACCCAGCAACACCAGCAGCCAGAGCTCGGAGGATGCGTGttctgccagccctgctcagggCACACAGGTGCATCCCCTGCCCTCTGCCCCACCTGACCCACAGGCTTAGGTGCCTCACTGTGAGATCTGCCACCCTGCAGGACCCCCAGGCAGGCAAGGTGGAgggctgctgccatcctgcACAACGCTGCTGCAAGAGGAAGCTGTCTGCTTTTGCACCGGAGGTACGCAGCAACGCCCCATCCGGCGCACACAGCCTGGCTGGGAGGGGAGCGGGGACCCCCCCGGCACTGAGGACCCGACAGCTTGCTCCATCTCCCCAGGGGTCTGGCATGGGAGAGCAGCCCACGGCCCCCAGCCCCGTATACCGGCTGGTGCTGGCAGGAGACAGCGGTGCAGGCAAGTCCAGCTTCCTGCTGCGCCTTTGTAGAAACGAGTTTCGAGGTGACATCTCATCCACGTTAG GGGTGGACTTTCAGGtgaaggagctgctggtggaTGGGGAGCAAACCACCCTGCAGATCTGGGACACTGCCGGGCAGGAGAG TGACACCCCTGGCTCCAGGTACCGCAGCATCGCCCGCTCCTACTTCCGTAAGGCCCATGGAGTGCTGCTCCTGTATGACATCAGCTCCCAGAGCAGCTTCCTCAGCGTCCGCCAGTGGATCGAGGACATCGAG ggcgCCGGGACCGCCCTGCCACTCATGCTGGTGGGCAATAAGAGCGACCTGCGGGCCGGGCTGCCGGAGATGGTGGGGGTTCACACAGCCCACGGACAGAGGCTGGCCATGGTAAGCGGCTGCTGCCAGGGGCAGCCCCTGGAGGCCCCCTCAGGCCCCCGACTCCAGCCGCTGTCCGTCCAGGCCCACAACTGCCTGTTCTGCGAGACCAGCGCCAAGGACGGCACGAACGTGGTGGAGGCCGTGTTGCACCTGGCCCG AGCAGTGAAGAGGACGGCAGCCTCGGGCAGCGGCGCCCGCCTGGATCTCAGCATCCCCGCCCCGCGGGCCGCCGcgggctgctgcagggcctga
- the LOC100858360 gene encoding uncharacterized protein LOC100858360 isoform X7 translates to MKGRGRGAGVARLQQRLEDATQVNARGWGRLRAVPAEPTGLSPPGERAAAAQPAALRGRSVRAAGGAGAAAGGSLSAGPAAQKVALGAGGEARPRPRVVLWPCPAPGCPRVSAQGRPRAALRSWEGFAGKLCPLRRAANAGSRREAHVEPSARPPRPSATSPPSNPPVTPGVPELSQRFRHPEMGGTCGAGRTRAAPGVGLAVRMPFLRREQQALRELPEEHLAFTSYIRMLQPPLWAGRRIGSYGRATAACAQPCCWAPAGAPKRPLTRTHSRSGRTAPCAPGRAQPPARTQPHPATPAARARRMRVLPALLRAHRCIPCPLPHLTHRLRCLTVRSATLQDPQAGKVEGCCHPAQRCCKRKLSAFAPEVRSNAPSGAHSLAGRGAGTPPALRTRQLAPSPQGSGMGEQPTAPSPVYRLVLAGDSGAGKSSFLLRLCRNEFRGDISSTLGVDFQVKELLVDGEQTTLQIWDTAGQESDTPGSRYRSIARSYFRKAHGVLLLYDISSQSSFLSVRQWIEDIEGAGTALPLMLVGNKSDLRAGLPEMVGVHTAHGQRLAMAHNCLFCETSAKDGTNVVEAVLHLARAVKRTAASGSGARLDLSIPAPRAAAGCCRA, encoded by the exons ATGAAGGGGCgcgggcggggcgcgggcgTCGCGCGGCTGCAGCAGCGGCTCGAGGACGCCACGCAGGTAAATGCGCGGGGTTGGGGGCGGCTGCGGGCTGTGCCGGCTGAGCCAACGGGACTGTCCCCGCCAGGAGAACGCGCGGCTGCGGCTCAGCCTGCTGCGCTCCGAGGCCGGAGTGTTCGAGCTGCGGGCGGAGCTGGAGCGGCTGCGGGAGGATCTCTGTCGGCGGGCCCAGCGGCGCAGAAGGTGGCACTGGGGGCGGGGGGAGAGGCGAGACCCCGGCCCCGGGTTGTGCTCTGGCCCTGCCCCGCCCCGGGGTGCCCACGGGTGTCCGCCCAGGgacggccccgcgctgccctgAGGTCCTGGGAGGGTTTCGCCGGGAAGCTCTGCCCGCTCCGTCGTGCCGCGAACGCCGGCAGCCGTCGAGAAGCTCACGTGGAGCCGTCGGCACGGCCCCCCCGGCCCTCTGCTACCTcccccccctccaaccccccgGTGACACCGGGCGTCCCGGAGCTGTCCCAGCGCTTCCGACACCCCGAAATGGGGGGAACGTGTGGGGCAGGAAGGACGCGGGCAGCCCCCGGTGTCGGCCTTGCCGTGAGGATGCCGTTTCTCCGCAGAGAGCAGCAGGCGCTGCGGGAGCTGCCGGAGGAGCACCTGGCCTTCACCAGCTACATCAGGATGCTGCA GCCGCCGCTCTGGGCAGGTCGACGAATAGGATCTTACGGGAGAGCGACGGCAGCCTgcgctcagccctgctgctgggctcctgcGGGGGCCCCGAAGCG CCCCCTCACGCGCACCCACAGCAG GTCCGGGCGGACTGCTCCGTGTGCccctggcagagctcagcctccaGCGAGGACTCAGCCTCACCCAGCAACACCAGCAGCCAGAGCTCGGAGGATGCGTGttctgccagccctgctcagggCACACAGGTGCATCCCCTGCCCTCTGCCCCACCTGACCCACAGGCTTAGGTGCCTCACTGTGAGATCTGCCACCCTGCAGGACCCCCAGGCAGGCAAGGTGGAgggctgctgccatcctgcACAACGCTGCTGCAAGAGGAAGCTGTCTGCTTTTGCACCGGAGGTACGCAGCAACGCCCCATCCGGCGCACACAGCCTGGCTGGGAGGGGAGCGGGGACCCCCCCGGCACTGAGGACCCGACAGCTTGCTCCATCTCCCCAGGGGTCTGGCATGGGAGAGCAGCCCACGGCCCCCAGCCCCGTATACCGGCTGGTGCTGGCAGGAGACAGCGGTGCAGGCAAGTCCAGCTTCCTGCTGCGCCTTTGTAGAAACGAGTTTCGAGGTGACATCTCATCCACGTTAG GGGTGGACTTTCAGGtgaaggagctgctggtggaTGGGGAGCAAACCACCCTGCAGATCTGGGACACTGCCGGGCAGGAGAG TGACACCCCTGGCTCCAGGTACCGCAGCATCGCCCGCTCCTACTTCCGTAAGGCCCATGGAGTGCTGCTCCTGTATGACATCAGCTCCCAGAGCAGCTTCCTCAGCGTCCGCCAGTGGATCGAGGACATCGAG ggcgCCGGGACCGCCCTGCCACTCATGCTGGTGGGCAATAAGAGCGACCTGCGGGCCGGGCTGCCGGAGATGGTGGGGGTTCACACAGCCCACGGACAGAGGCTGGCCATG GCCCACAACTGCCTGTTCTGCGAGACCAGCGCCAAGGACGGCACGAACGTGGTGGAGGCCGTGTTGCACCTGGCCCG AGCAGTGAAGAGGACGGCAGCCTCGGGCAGCGGCGCCCGCCTGGATCTCAGCATCCCCGCCCCGCGGGCCGCCGcgggctgctgcagggcctga
- the LOC100858360 gene encoding translation initiation factor IF-2-like isoform X20, protein MKGRGRGAGVARLQQRLEDATQVNARGWGRLRAVPAEPTGLSPPGERAAAAQPAALRGRSVRAAGGAGAAAGGSLSAGPAAQKVALGAGGEARPRPRVVLWPCPAPGCPRVSAQGRPRAALRSWEGFAGKLCPLRRAANAGSRREAHVEPSARPPRPSATSPPSNPPVTPGVPELSQRFRHPEMGGTCGAGRTRAAPGVGLAVRMPFLRREQQALRELPEEHLAFTSYIRMLQPPLWAGRRIGSYGRATAACAQPCCWAPAGAPKRPLTRTHSRSGRTAPCAPGRAQPPARTQPHPATPAARARRMRVLPALLRAHRCIPCPLPHLTHRLRCLTVRSATLQDPQAGKVEGCCHPAQRCCKRKLSAFAPEVRSNAPSGAHSLAGRGAGTPPALRTRQLAPSPQGSGMGEQPTAPSPVYRLVLAGDSGAGKSSFLLRLCRNEFRGDISSTLGEGAAGGWGANHPADLGHCRAGE, encoded by the exons ATGAAGGGGCgcgggcggggcgcgggcgTCGCGCGGCTGCAGCAGCGGCTCGAGGACGCCACGCAGGTAAATGCGCGGGGTTGGGGGCGGCTGCGGGCTGTGCCGGCTGAGCCAACGGGACTGTCCCCGCCAGGAGAACGCGCGGCTGCGGCTCAGCCTGCTGCGCTCCGAGGCCGGAGTGTTCGAGCTGCGGGCGGAGCTGGAGCGGCTGCGGGAGGATCTCTGTCGGCGGGCCCAGCGGCGCAGAAGGTGGCACTGGGGGCGGGGGGAGAGGCGAGACCCCGGCCCCGGGTTGTGCTCTGGCCCTGCCCCGCCCCGGGGTGCCCACGGGTGTCCGCCCAGGgacggccccgcgctgccctgAGGTCCTGGGAGGGTTTCGCCGGGAAGCTCTGCCCGCTCCGTCGTGCCGCGAACGCCGGCAGCCGTCGAGAAGCTCACGTGGAGCCGTCGGCACGGCCCCCCCGGCCCTCTGCTACCTcccccccctccaaccccccgGTGACACCGGGCGTCCCGGAGCTGTCCCAGCGCTTCCGACACCCCGAAATGGGGGGAACGTGTGGGGCAGGAAGGACGCGGGCAGCCCCCGGTGTCGGCCTTGCCGTGAGGATGCCGTTTCTCCGCAGAGAGCAGCAGGCGCTGCGGGAGCTGCCGGAGGAGCACCTGGCCTTCACCAGCTACATCAGGATGCTGCA GCCGCCGCTCTGGGCAGGTCGACGAATAGGATCTTACGGGAGAGCGACGGCAGCCTgcgctcagccctgctgctgggctcctgcGGGGGCCCCGAAGCG CCCCCTCACGCGCACCCACAGCAG GTCCGGGCGGACTGCTCCGTGTGCccctggcagagctcagcctccaGCGAGGACTCAGCCTCACCCAGCAACACCAGCAGCCAGAGCTCGGAGGATGCGTGttctgccagccctgctcagggCACACAGGTGCATCCCCTGCCCTCTGCCCCACCTGACCCACAGGCTTAGGTGCCTCACTGTGAGATCTGCCACCCTGCAGGACCCCCAGGCAGGCAAGGTGGAgggctgctgccatcctgcACAACGCTGCTGCAAGAGGAAGCTGTCTGCTTTTGCACCGGAGGTACGCAGCAACGCCCCATCCGGCGCACACAGCCTGGCTGGGAGGGGAGCGGGGACCCCCCCGGCACTGAGGACCCGACAGCTTGCTCCATCTCCCCAGGGGTCTGGCATGGGAGAGCAGCCCACGGCCCCCAGCCCCGTATACCGGCTGGTGCTGGCAGGAGACAGCGGTGCAGGCAAGTCCAGCTTCCTGCTGCGCCTTTGTAGAAACGAGTTTCGAGGTGACATCTCATCCACGTTAG GtgaaggagctgctggtggaTGGGGAGCAAACCACCCTGCAGATCTGGGACACTGCCGGGCAGGAGAG TGA